Proteins from a genomic interval of Nitrosomonas sp.:
- a CDS encoding type-F conjugative transfer system secretin TraK yields the protein MMLTLLSLNTTAAQLLQGEPDETLHATVSRSEPTLVRVEGSRITRVYGAEGDFTAVPDSETGAAYIKPMADKSHISIFITDESKHTWKLLLAIIDKPADTIVIHGRKKSVRTVEADHDMERNRAIKHMILALESPQMESRSVNRVVPLWNDVMFVLTATVDGRYTGEKYRMKNTSSHQLVIDERELYRPGVVAVSVERPVLNPGEASDVFIILENSHE from the coding sequence ATGATGCTGACGCTGCTAAGTCTTAATACGACGGCAGCGCAGCTTTTACAGGGGGAACCAGATGAAACCCTGCATGCCACGGTTTCTCGCTCGGAACCGACGCTCGTGCGGGTGGAAGGCAGCCGTATCACACGGGTATACGGCGCAGAAGGAGACTTTACCGCAGTGCCAGACAGCGAAACCGGTGCCGCCTATATCAAGCCGATGGCAGACAAATCGCATATAAGCATATTCATCACCGATGAATCGAAGCATACCTGGAAACTTCTGCTGGCTATCATCGACAAGCCAGCCGACACCATCGTAATCCATGGGAGAAAAAAGTCTGTCAGAACAGTTGAGGCAGATCATGACATGGAGCGCAATCGCGCCATCAAGCACATGATCCTTGCACTGGAATCGCCACAGATGGAATCACGCTCAGTCAACCGTGTGGTGCCACTATGGAACGATGTGATGTTTGTTCTCACCGCCACGGTAGATGGACGCTACACAGGGGAAAAGTACCGGATGAAGAACACATCCAGCCATCAACTGGTAATCGATGAGCGTGAGCTTTACCGGCCAGGAGTCGTCGCCGTATCAGTCGAGCGTCCCGTTCTGAATCCAGGAGAAGCATCGGATGTATTCATTATTCTGGAGAATTCACATGAGTAA
- a CDS encoding TraB/VirB10 family protein — translation MSNDSATSFAESLKNLSVKARQNLLLSGLAVVFFALVFGGVYLWDNQEPMLIPAMEQKPDTRNISAPGAQVDPREVWMSQSAQQLLQMDEIIRAMKQQITDLERKQEQEPQPGNFFAPLPPPVQELTAQADSFKTEIPPPQPYLPPPMPEPGTAVEAAPPPVPGIAVFQMAATNPQATPEAKPEPPKTYIPSGTFMRSVLLGGMDAPTGGQAQNNPMPALLRVQDNAFLPNRYRAKLRECFVLGSGHGDISSERAHIRLESLSCTLKDGKVVDVPAKGYIVSEDGKAGLRGRLISKQGQIIANALMTGIIAGIGQGLQQSATSFSTSALGTVGTINGAGNQFRAGMGAGIGRSLDRVSQYYIRLAEQLFPVIEVDAGRVVEVVLTKGIEFEIGDEQEMIGLGEPRNKLRRTAGRRG, via the coding sequence ATGAGTAATGATTCTGCCACAAGCTTTGCTGAATCCCTCAAGAATCTGTCGGTAAAAGCCAGGCAAAATTTGCTGCTTTCCGGACTGGCAGTTGTTTTTTTTGCGCTGGTATTTGGTGGAGTTTATCTATGGGACAACCAGGAACCGATGCTGATTCCTGCCATGGAACAGAAACCGGATACGCGCAACATTTCCGCGCCCGGTGCCCAGGTTGATCCACGCGAGGTCTGGATGTCGCAATCGGCACAACAGTTGTTGCAGATGGATGAAATCATTCGCGCCATGAAACAACAGATAACAGATCTGGAGCGCAAGCAGGAACAGGAACCACAACCCGGAAATTTCTTTGCCCCATTACCACCGCCCGTCCAGGAGCTAACCGCCCAGGCCGATTCCTTCAAGACGGAAATACCGCCACCGCAGCCATATCTTCCACCTCCCATGCCGGAACCAGGTACTGCTGTTGAAGCTGCACCACCGCCCGTGCCAGGTATCGCGGTATTCCAGATGGCGGCAACCAACCCACAGGCTACGCCCGAAGCTAAACCGGAGCCACCCAAAACCTACATTCCTTCAGGCACATTCATGCGATCAGTCCTGCTAGGCGGAATGGATGCGCCAACCGGTGGCCAGGCACAGAACAACCCGATGCCTGCATTGCTTCGAGTGCAGGACAATGCTTTCCTGCCAAACCGCTACCGGGCGAAACTCAGGGAATGCTTCGTTCTGGGTTCCGGCCATGGCGACATCAGCTCGGAGCGTGCCCACATAAGACTTGAATCGCTTTCCTGCACACTCAAAGACGGCAAGGTCGTCGATGTGCCTGCCAAGGGCTATATCGTGAGCGAAGACGGCAAAGCCGGATTGCGCGGGAGACTGATCAGCAAGCAGGGTCAGATAATCGCCAATGCGCTCATGACGGGCATTATTGCTGGTATCGGTCAGGGATTGCAACAAAGTGCCACCTCATTTTCAACCAGCGCACTGGGGACGGTCGGCACTATCAACGGCGCGGGCAATCAGTTCCGCGCAGGAATGGGTGCGGGCATCGGTCGCTCGCTTGATCGCGTATCGCAATATTACATTCGCCTTGCTGAACAGCTCTTTCCGGTCATCGAGGTCGATGCGGGTCGAGTTGTAGAGGTAGTGCTGACCAAAGGCATCGAATTTGAAATAGGAGATGAGCAGGAAATGATCGGTCTTGGAGAACCGCGCAACAAGCTGCGCCGCACGGCAGGAAGAAGGGGCTAG
- a CDS encoding DsbC family protein, protein MTSQRMISAIAVLLMAFSVKANDVTAEVKQRLQTLYPATEFTRVQPSHIEGVYEVVMGKNIAYTDPSARYLIFGHLFDMAEQRDLTAEVLETLNRIDVSSLPLDDAIKVIRGRGKRSLFVFSDPDCPYCRKLESELSMLDDVTIYTYPYPIKELHPQAAHKARLVWCAQDRSTAWNDLMIKGQIPQTGTDDCQNPINNNVALARSLGIDATPTLILGDGSVVQGAMAASEIEALLAKGAQE, encoded by the coding sequence ATGACATCGCAAAGGATGATTTCTGCCATTGCAGTATTGCTGATGGCTTTTTCCGTAAAAGCCAATGATGTTACCGCCGAAGTGAAGCAGCGTCTGCAAACGCTCTATCCTGCAACCGAGTTCACCCGTGTCCAGCCAAGCCACATCGAAGGTGTTTATGAGGTGGTCATGGGCAAAAATATTGCCTATACCGACCCAAGCGCCCGCTACCTGATTTTTGGACATCTGTTCGATATGGCCGAGCAACGGGATTTAACCGCAGAAGTCCTGGAAACTCTGAACCGGATCGATGTGTCGTCGCTACCGCTCGATGATGCCATCAAAGTTATCCGGGGCCGGGGCAAGCGCAGTTTGTTCGTGTTTTCCGATCCCGATTGCCCTTACTGCCGCAAGCTGGAATCCGAGCTATCCATGCTGGATGACGTAACCATTTACACATACCCGTATCCCATCAAGGAATTACATCCCCAGGCAGCGCACAAGGCGCGTCTTGTGTGGTGTGCCCAGGACAGATCCACCGCCTGGAATGATTTAATGATTAAAGGGCAGATACCACAGACTGGCACGGATGATTGCCAGAACCCCATTAACAATAACGTGGCGCTTGCCCGTAGCCTTGGAATAGATGCCACACCCACGTTGATTCTAGGTGATGGCAGCGTAGTGCAAGGCGCAATGGCCGCATCAGAAATCGAAGCATTACTAGCCAAAGGAGCGCAAGAATGA
- the traV gene encoding type IV conjugative transfer system lipoprotein TraV, with the protein MIKPVFLIPLLLIFGGCTTISGYDSKSKFSCKAPNGVSCSSMSGVYANAVQDNLPGLRRSSGTDNQSASRTEKVGKSDTTQQPTGIEERTAYHITGRPPQSGEPILIKPKLLRVWIAPWEDADGDLHDQSYIYMLADYGRWVIEHHRQRIVDEYRPTSLVTIGDNLKDIASEQSAKKADFRQFSPLPQPPQPSQYSAPPSPMRQQHAPLPQDDIYPEEQF; encoded by the coding sequence ATGATTAAACCTGTCTTCCTGATTCCACTGCTGCTGATATTTGGTGGATGTACCACAATCTCCGGATATGACAGCAAAAGTAAATTCTCCTGCAAGGCACCCAATGGCGTTTCCTGCTCCTCGATGTCTGGTGTTTACGCGAATGCTGTCCAGGACAATCTTCCTGGCTTGCGCCGGAGCAGCGGCACAGACAATCAGTCTGCGTCCAGAACGGAAAAAGTTGGCAAATCGGATACAACACAACAGCCAACGGGTATAGAGGAGCGCACCGCATATCACATCACCGGCAGACCCCCCCAATCGGGTGAGCCAATCCTCATCAAACCCAAACTGCTTCGGGTCTGGATTGCACCCTGGGAAGATGCTGACGGCGACCTGCATGATCAGTCATATATCTACATGCTCGCCGACTATGGCCGTTGGGTTATCGAACACCATCGCCAGCGCATCGTCGATGAATACCGTCCAACCTCTCTTGTAACAATTGGTGACAATCTCAAGGACATAGCCAGCGAACAATCTGCAAAAAAGGCAGATTTCCGGCAGTTCTCACCCCTGCCGCAGCCACCTCAGCCATCGCAGTATTCAGCACCGCCATCACCTATGCGACAACAGCATGCTCCCTTACCACAAGATGACATCTATCCGGAGGAACAATTTTGA
- a CDS encoding TraC family protein, translated as MSVLADLKTIFMGERLDPSDLVPRKLLKEIASIPRLAGIMPYSSWLPEEKLFVLDHGAFSEKPMQNLGFCIETPPQTGSNEEMERVLSSLFLSCPAGTGIQISLYASPHILPVLRKQSEMLPVDRNRPTLPSIFPAV; from the coding sequence TTGAGTGTACTGGCCGATCTTAAAACGATTTTCATGGGTGAACGGCTCGATCCCTCTGATCTGGTGCCGCGCAAGCTGCTTAAAGAAATCGCTTCGATTCCTCGACTGGCAGGAATTATGCCGTATTCATCCTGGCTACCGGAAGAAAAATTGTTTGTGCTGGATCATGGCGCATTCAGTGAGAAACCGATGCAAAATCTCGGTTTTTGTATCGAGACTCCTCCGCAGACCGGTTCCAACGAAGAAATGGAGCGGGTATTGAGCAGTTTGTTTCTGTCTTGTCCGGCGGGCACCGGTATCCAGATCTCCCTGTACGCAAGTCCCCATATTCTGCCTGTTTTGCGCAAACAGTCAGAGATGCTGCCGGTAGATCGTAACCGTCCAACGCTCCCATCTATCTTTCCTGCTGTTTAA
- a CDS encoding IS66 family transposase, which translates to MNSLAQLDQLNLDTATKQQVVNLVQAFQLDLTQQTQQTVYALELKIQALTLELAHLRRIRFGRKNEALSALSPRQLSLFEESALTDITAIEAEIEQINSTPTPNATKVPRTRAGRQPLPDHLPRIEHRHEPASCQCDRCGCDLTNIREDITEQLDVEPARFFVHRHIRPQYACKSCETITAEPVPPAVIDGGMAAPGLLAWVMTNKYLNHLPLYRLEQIAARDQVTLPRSTLAEWVGRTGVALQPLVDRLTWHLLQGNTLHADETPVAQLEPGRGKTRKAYLWAYRSNDLEPGPRIIVFDYQAGRSGQHARHFLQNWQGHLMVDDYAGYKALFSTATSPCVELACWAHARRKFFDLYQANASTMALAAIQRISVLYAIEAEGKDLSIEDRLQLRADRSLPALHALHDWLMQTRSQTANGGGSAKALDYTLRRWPGLIRYAQTGSLPIDNNPVENTIRPIAIGKKNWLFTGSERAGQRAAAIQTLFGTAQLNKLDPAAWLADTLARLPTWPNNRIDELLPLTPAFIQSLKQQER; encoded by the coding sequence ATGAATTCACTGGCGCAACTAGATCAACTTAACCTCGATACGGCCACCAAACAACAGGTGGTCAATCTGGTTCAGGCATTTCAGCTTGATCTGACCCAGCAAACACAGCAGACAGTTTATGCGCTGGAACTCAAGATTCAGGCGCTCACCCTGGAATTGGCGCATCTGCGCCGTATCCGATTTGGCAGGAAAAATGAAGCGTTGTCTGCCTTGTCACCCAGGCAGCTTTCTTTGTTTGAAGAATCGGCGCTGACCGATATCACGGCCATTGAGGCTGAAATCGAACAGATCAACAGCACACCAACCCCCAATGCCACCAAAGTGCCGCGTACCCGCGCCGGTCGTCAGCCGCTGCCAGATCACCTGCCGCGCATCGAACACCGGCATGAACCCGCATCCTGCCAATGTGACCGATGCGGTTGCGATCTGACTAATATCAGAGAAGACATCACCGAGCAGCTTGACGTGGAACCCGCCAGATTCTTCGTTCATCGCCACATTCGCCCACAGTACGCCTGCAAATCCTGTGAAACCATCACGGCAGAACCCGTGCCACCGGCAGTCATCGATGGCGGCATGGCCGCCCCGGGCCTGCTTGCCTGGGTGATGACAAACAAATACCTGAATCACCTGCCACTTTATCGCCTGGAGCAGATTGCTGCCCGTGACCAGGTCACGCTGCCCCGTTCCACCCTGGCCGAATGGGTAGGCCGTACCGGCGTAGCCCTGCAACCATTGGTCGATCGCCTAACCTGGCATCTACTGCAGGGCAACACGCTGCATGCCGATGAAACACCAGTTGCACAATTGGAACCCGGTCGCGGCAAAACCCGTAAAGCCTACCTGTGGGCCTACCGCAGCAATGATCTTGAACCCGGGCCGCGTATCATCGTCTTCGACTATCAAGCTGGCCGTAGCGGTCAGCATGCGCGGCACTTTCTGCAAAATTGGCAAGGACACCTGATGGTCGATGACTATGCTGGGTATAAAGCACTTTTTTCCACAGCCACATCGCCTTGCGTCGAATTGGCGTGCTGGGCGCATGCGCGACGCAAATTCTTTGACCTGTACCAGGCCAATGCCAGCACGATGGCATTGGCAGCGATACAGCGCATCAGCGTCTTATACGCAATCGAAGCAGAAGGCAAAGACCTGAGCATCGAAGATCGTCTGCAACTGCGGGCAGACAGAAGCCTGCCCGCACTGCATGCATTGCATGACTGGCTGATGCAAACCCGTAGCCAGACCGCAAATGGCGGCGGCTCCGCCAAAGCACTCGACTATACCCTCAGACGCTGGCCAGGTCTCATCCGCTACGCACAAACCGGCTCTCTTCCGATCGACAACAACCCGGTGGAGAACACCATCCGCCCGATCGCAATCGGCAAAAAGAATTGGCTATTCACCGGATCGGAACGTGCCGGTCAACGCGCCGCTGCCATTCAAACCTTGTTCGGTACCGCGCAACTCAACAAACTCGATCCCGCCGCATGGCTTGCAGACACCCTCGCCAGACTACCGACCTGGCCCAATAACCGCATCGATGAATTGCTGCCACTTACACCAGCGTTCATTCAATCACTTAAACAGCAGGAAAGATAG
- the tnpB gene encoding IS66 family insertion sequence element accessory protein TnpB, translating into MSGLIAHAGKIWLAVDPVDMRRGMDGLSMIVQQVLGHPPCAGSAFIFCNRAGNRIKVLLWDGTGVWLCQRRLHQGRFVWPRQDAACVELALSQWEWLIAGVDWRRLSARPQWHFQV; encoded by the coding sequence ATGTCTGGGTTGATTGCGCACGCGGGTAAGATCTGGCTGGCGGTCGATCCGGTGGATATGCGTCGCGGCATGGATGGCTTATCGATGATTGTGCAGCAGGTATTGGGTCACCCGCCCTGCGCGGGTTCGGCGTTCATATTCTGCAATCGCGCGGGCAATCGCATCAAGGTCTTGCTGTGGGATGGCACGGGGGTGTGGTTATGTCAGCGCCGCCTGCATCAGGGGCGGTTTGTCTGGCCGAGGCAGGATGCGGCGTGTGTCGAGTTAGCGCTATCGCAGTGGGAATGGTTGATTGCCGGCGTAGACTGGCGGCGTTTATCGGCGCGGCCACAATGGCATTTTCAGGTGTAG
- the tnpB gene encoding IS66 family insertion sequence element accessory protein TnpB has product MSGLIAHAGKIWLAVDPVDMRRGMDGLSMIVRQVLGHPPCAGSAFIFCNRAGNRIKVLLWDGTGVWLCQRRLHQGRFVWPRQDAACVELALSQWEWLIAGVDWQRLSALPQWHFQV; this is encoded by the coding sequence ATGTCTGGGTTGATTGCGCACGCGGGTAAGATCTGGCTGGCGGTCGATCCGGTGGATATGCGTCGCGGCATGGATGGCTTATCGATGATTGTGCGGCAGGTATTGGGTCACCCGCCCTGCGCGGGTTCGGCGTTCATATTCTGCAATCGCGCGGGCAATCGCATCAAGGTCTTGCTGTGGGATGGCACGGGGGTGTGGTTATGTCAGCGCCGCCTGCATCAGGGGCGGTTTGTCTGGCCGAGGCAGGATGCGGCGTGTGTCGAGTTAGCGCTATCGCAGTGGGAATGGCTGATTGCCGGCGTAGACTGGCAGCGTTTATCGGCGCTGCCACAATGGCATTTTCAGGTGTAG
- a CDS encoding IS66 family insertion sequence element accessory protein TnpB, with protein MALQDDKQKHISNWQTSGLSQAAYCRALGLNAKTFGNWLRAHRRGRDDIKLPALIPVTIKPTAASVEVLQLRCRGTHVLELPLSVSPRWLGELLSCLG; from the coding sequence ATGGCATTACAGGATGATAAGCAAAAGCATATCAGCAACTGGCAAACGAGCGGTTTGTCGCAGGCAGCCTATTGCCGGGCGCTCGGGTTGAATGCGAAGACGTTTGGGAATTGGTTGCGCGCTCACCGGCGTGGGCGCGATGATATCAAGCTGCCAGCCTTGATTCCGGTTACGATCAAGCCGACAGCGGCGTCAGTGGAAGTATTGCAGCTTCGCTGTCGCGGTACGCATGTTCTGGAATTACCACTGAGCGTTTCCCCGCGATGGTTGGGAGAGTTGCTGTCATGTCTGGGTTGA
- a CDS encoding IS66 family insertion sequence element accessory protein TnpB, with the protein MALQDDKQKHISNWQTSGLSQAAYCRALGLNAKTFGNWLRAHRRGRDDIKLPALIPVTIKPTAASVEVLQLRCRGTHVLELPLSVSPRWLGEL; encoded by the coding sequence ATGGCATTACAGGATGATAAGCAAAAGCATATCAGCAACTGGCAAACGAGCGGTTTGTCGCAGGCAGCCTATTGCCGGGCGCTCGGGTTGAATGCGAAGACGTTTGGGAATTGGTTGCGCGCTCACCGGCGTGGGCGCGATGATATCAAGCTGCCAGCCTTGATTCCGGTTACGATCAAGCCGACAGCGGCGTCAGTGGAAGTATTGCAGCTTCGCTGTCGCGGTACGCATGTGCTGGAATTACCACTGAGCGTTTCCCCGCGATGGCTGGGAGAATTGTAA
- a CDS encoding IS66 family insertion sequence element accessory protein TnpB encodes MALQDDKQKHISNWQTSGLSQAAYCRALGLNAKTFGNWLRAHRRGRDDIKLPALIPVTIKPTAASVEVLQLRCRGTHVLELPLSVSPRWLGELLSCLG; translated from the coding sequence ATGGCATTACAGGATGATAAGCAAAAGCATATCAGCAACTGGCAAACGAGCGGTTTGTCGCAGGCAGCCTATTGCCGGGCGCTCGGGTTGAATGCGAAGACGTTTGGGAATTGGTTGCGCGCTCACCGGCGTGGGCGCGATGATATCAAGCTGCCAGCCTTGATTCCGGTTACGATCAAGCCGACAGCGGCGTCAGTGGAAGTATTGCAGCTTCGCTGTCGCGGTACGCATGTGCTGGAATTACCACTGAGCGTTTCCCCGCGATGGCTGGGAGAATTGCTGTCATGTCTGGGTTGA
- a CDS encoding IS66 family insertion sequence element accessory protein TnpB, translated as MALQDDKQKHISNWQASGLSQAAYCRARGLNAKTFGNWLRAHRRGRDDIKLPALIPVAIKPTAASVEVLQLRCRGTHVLELPLSVSPRWLGELLSCLG; from the coding sequence ATGGCATTACAGGATGATAAGCAAAAGCATATCAGCAACTGGCAGGCGAGCGGTTTGTCGCAGGCAGCCTATTGTCGGGCGCGGGGGTTGAATGCGAAGACGTTTGGGAATTGGTTGCGCGCTCACCGGCGCGGGCGCGATGATATCAAGCTGCCAGCCTTGATTCCGGTTGCGATCAAGCCGACAGCAGCGTCAGTAGAAGTATTGCAGCTTCGCTGTCGCGGTACGCATGTGCTGGAATTACCACTGAGCGTTTCCCCGCGATGGTTGGGAGAATTGCTGTCATGTCTGGGTTGA
- a CDS encoding GFA family protein: protein MITGSCLCGAIKYEITNPLQFARNCHCSMCRKATGAAFATWAYVEVSNFRWVQGEEQLGQYQSSPEIVRTFCKVCGSTMQYVSKQAFQDAFGLALGTVDYLASIILAALTTIMMAG, encoded by the coding sequence ATGATTACTGGCAGTTGCCTCTGTGGCGCAATCAAATACGAAATTACTAACCCGCTCCAGTTTGCGCGTAACTGCCATTGCTCTATGTGCAGAAAGGCAACGGGTGCCGCTTTCGCCACATGGGCATATGTTGAGGTCAGTAACTTCAGATGGGTTCAAGGTGAAGAGCAACTTGGCCAATATCAGTCATCCCCGGAAATCGTACGAACCTTTTGTAAGGTGTGTGGCTCCACAATGCAGTATGTGTCCAAGCAAGCGTTTCAAGATGCCTTCGGTTTGGCGTTGGGTACGGTAGACTATCTCGCGTCAATTATCTTGGCCGCTTTGACGACAATTATGATGGCCGGTTGA
- a CDS encoding SRPBCC domain-containing protein: MKIKVATTVQAPIGQVWDAYTNPADICIWNAASDDWHTTKAEVDLRDGGRFCSRMEAKDGSFGFDFEGTYTKVITNQAIQYEFGGRDAAVTFNESPEGVEVAVTFDSEESHSVEQQREGWQAILNNFKWHVEARAKA; the protein is encoded by the coding sequence ATGAAGATCAAAGTAGCAACGACGGTACAAGCTCCAATTGGCCAAGTCTGGGATGCCTACACCAATCCCGCAGACATCTGCATTTGGAATGCGGCGTCGGATGACTGGCACACCACTAAGGCTGAAGTCGATCTTCGTGATGGGGGCAGGTTCTGTTCGAGGATGGAAGCGAAAGATGGGAGCTTTGGCTTCGACTTCGAGGGCACCTACACCAAGGTGATAACCAATCAAGCAATCCAGTACGAGTTCGGCGGCCGTGATGCCGCTGTAACTTTCAACGAGAGCCCTGAGGGCGTGGAAGTCGCCGTCACATTCGACAGCGAGGAATCGCACTCGGTAGAGCAGCAGCGAGAAGGCTGGCAGGCGATCTTGAACAATTTCAAGTGGCATGTCGAAGCGCGGGCCAAGGCCTGA
- a CDS encoding integron integrase codes for MDAQAVSLIPPKLLDRLRAEIRVRHYSIRTEETYVDWARRFILYHDKKHPKDMGAEQVRDFLNHLAVERNVSASTQNQAKSALLFLYRNVLSIELPWLDEVIAAKSVRRLPVVLTPAETRRLLNATSGTMGLVASLLYGTGMRLLEGLRLRVKDVEFERREIIVREGKGNKDRVTVLPENLILPLKAHLEKVKALHERDLEAGLGEVYLPDALARKYPKAARTWGWQFVFPSVVRSVDPRSGVERRHHLHEASVQRAVREAAKLAEIAKPVTPHILRHSFATHLLQAGYDIRTVQELLGHSDVSTTMIYTHVLNKGGKGVISPLDR; via the coding sequence ATGGATGCTCAAGCTGTTTCTCTGATTCCTCCAAAATTACTCGATCGGTTACGTGCCGAAATACGGGTGCGCCACTATAGTATTCGTACTGAAGAAACCTACGTAGATTGGGCGCGACGATTTATTTTGTATCATGACAAAAAACATCCCAAAGATATGGGTGCGGAACAGGTACGGGATTTTTTGAACCACCTCGCCGTTGAGCGTAATGTATCGGCCTCGACGCAGAATCAGGCCAAATCAGCATTGCTGTTTTTGTACCGTAATGTGCTGAGCATTGAGCTGCCCTGGCTGGATGAAGTGATTGCGGCAAAGTCTGTCAGGCGATTGCCTGTGGTGCTGACACCGGCTGAGACTCGTCGCTTATTGAACGCGACATCGGGAACAATGGGGCTGGTGGCAAGTTTGTTGTATGGCACGGGAATGCGCTTGTTGGAGGGGTTGCGGCTGAGGGTTAAAGATGTAGAGTTTGAGCGGCGCGAGATTATCGTGCGTGAGGGCAAGGGCAACAAAGATCGAGTGACAGTGTTGCCGGAGAATTTGATTTTGCCATTGAAGGCGCATCTGGAAAAGGTAAAGGCGCTGCATGAGCGCGACCTTGAGGCAGGATTGGGTGAAGTGTATTTACCCGATGCGCTGGCGCGAAAATACCCCAAAGCGGCACGTACCTGGGGTTGGCAATTTGTGTTTCCGTCCGTGGTGCGCTCGGTTGATCCGCGTTCGGGGGTGGAGCGCCGTCATCATTTGCATGAAGCCAGCGTGCAGCGTGCCGTGCGCGAGGCGGCAAAACTGGCAGAGATTGCCAAACCTGTTACGCCGCATATCTTGCGTCATTCATTCGCCACACATTTGCTGCAAGCGGGTTATGACATCCGCACCGTGCAGGAATTGCTTGGCCACTCGGATGTCTCCACCACAATGATCTACACCCATGTGCTGAATAAAGGCGGAAAAGGTGTGATCAGTCCGTTGGATAGGTGA
- the nadA gene encoding quinolinate synthase NadA: MQVNAKNFEEYELLQDEICAERIIAAKKMLGKRAVILAHHYQRADVYRHADLTGDSLKLSFQAAQTDADYLVFCGVHFMAEVADILSGPKQISILPDLSAGCSMADMADLGKVERAWRELGEVLNPDDMVTPVTYINSSASLKAFCGKHGGIVCTSSNAVKILQWSFNRREKVLFFPDQHLGRWSGHKMALPLEEMCVWDFDQPMGGLSPEQIRKAKILLWKGHCSVHQMFQPQHILRFRNQHPDGLVISHPECSFEVCSASDYVGSTEYIINTIRDAKPGTRWLVGTELNLVGRIAEEFKVDGKIIQFMSPMVCMCSTMARIDPQHLAWTLENLAQGQIVNQIKVPDREVQPAKLTLERMLDVSK, encoded by the coding sequence ATGCAAGTGAATGCCAAGAATTTTGAAGAATATGAATTGCTGCAGGATGAAATATGCGCTGAGCGCATCATTGCGGCCAAAAAAATGCTCGGTAAACGGGCGGTCATTCTGGCGCATCACTATCAACGCGCAGATGTTTATCGGCACGCCGATCTTACTGGCGACTCGCTGAAACTTTCTTTTCAGGCAGCACAGACGGATGCGGATTACCTGGTATTTTGTGGAGTGCATTTTATGGCAGAGGTGGCTGATATTCTGTCTGGCCCAAAACAGATCTCCATTTTGCCGGATCTGTCAGCGGGTTGCTCCATGGCGGATATGGCTGACCTTGGCAAGGTCGAACGCGCCTGGCGAGAATTGGGTGAGGTACTTAACCCGGATGACATGGTCACACCAGTCACTTATATCAATTCCAGCGCAAGCCTCAAAGCTTTTTGTGGCAAACACGGCGGCATCGTGTGTACTTCCAGCAATGCCGTAAAAATCCTGCAGTGGTCATTTAACCGCCGTGAAAAAGTGTTATTTTTCCCGGATCAACACCTGGGGCGCTGGAGCGGTCACAAGATGGCACTTCCTCTGGAAGAGATGTGTGTTTGGGACTTTGACCAGCCCATGGGTGGTCTATCACCTGAGCAGATCAGAAAAGCCAAAATTCTGCTATGGAAAGGGCATTGCTCCGTGCATCAGATGTTCCAGCCCCAGCATATTCTGCGCTTTCGCAATCAACACCCGGATGGTCTGGTGATTTCTCACCCGGAATGCAGTTTCGAGGTCTGCAGCGCATCGGATTATGTTGGCTCAACTGAATATATCATCAACACCATTAGAGATGCCAAACCAGGTACCCGCTGGCTGGTTGGGACTGAACTGAATCTGGTCGGACGTATTGCAGAAGAATTCAAAGTGGATGGAAAAATTATCCAATTCATGTCTCCCATGGTGTGCATGTGCTCAACCATGGCTCGTATTGATCCGCAGCACCTGGCCTGGACACTGGAAAATCTGGCCCAAGGGCAAATAGTCAACCAGATCAAGGTGCCCGATCGCGAAGTACAGCCAGCTAAATTAACGCTGGAACGTATGCTGGATGTTTCAAAGTAA